Proteins from a single region of Mucilaginibacter daejeonensis:
- a CDS encoding glycosyltransferase family 2 protein, whose translation MPTHFPTITLLITHYNRSRSLERLLQAFQQQDISFGDIVVSDDGSKPEHQERLKQIAPAYGFRLITTPQNRGLGNNINKGQDAVTSPYTLYVQEDFDPKPGYAEHLTDAIEIMDERADVDVVRFYAYFKYPYLKPFRKGFSEMVFKIWYPGYRKFHVYSDHPHLRRTSFFQKFGRYAEGLKGDRTEFLMNLSFIKKKGKAMFYEDFKGLFDQLNTSDEPSTMTNTRSDLKQSNNPVIVLIRAIYRNVKHTWEVLF comes from the coding sequence ATGCCCACGCATTTTCCTACCATCACTTTACTGATCACTCATTACAACCGCAGCCGGTCGCTCGAACGTTTGTTGCAGGCCTTCCAGCAACAGGATATAAGTTTTGGCGATATCGTAGTGTCAGATGATGGCAGTAAGCCCGAACACCAGGAAAGGTTGAAACAGATAGCGCCTGCATACGGATTCAGGCTCATCACCACACCGCAGAACCGCGGGTTGGGTAACAACATCAACAAAGGGCAGGATGCGGTGACCTCCCCCTATACCTTATACGTTCAGGAAGATTTTGACCCTAAGCCAGGCTATGCGGAGCATTTGACCGATGCGATCGAGATCATGGATGAGCGGGCCGATGTGGACGTGGTACGCTTTTACGCTTATTTTAAATATCCGTATCTAAAGCCGTTCCGTAAGGGATTTTCTGAGATGGTGTTCAAGATCTGGTATCCAGGTTACCGCAAGTTCCATGTTTACAGCGATCACCCGCATTTAAGGCGCACATCCTTTTTCCAAAAATTCGGGCGATATGCCGAAGGACTAAAAGGCGACCGTACAGAGTTTTTAATGAACCTGTCCTTCATCAAAAAGAAAGGCAAGGCCATGTTCTATGAAGATTTTAAGGGCTTATTTGATCAGCTGAACACTTCAGATGAGCCAAGTACCATGACCAACACCCGCAGCGATCTAAAGCAAAGCAATAACC